A region of Arabidopsis thaliana chromosome 5, partial sequence DNA encodes the following proteins:
- a CDS encoding cotton fiber protein (unknown protein; FUNCTIONS IN: molecular_function unknown; INVOLVED IN: biological_process unknown; LOCATED IN: chloroplast; EXPRESSED IN: 9 plant structures; EXPRESSED DURING: LP.04 four leaves visible, LP.02 two leaves visible, petal differentiation and expansion stage, D bilateral stage; BEST Arabidopsis thaliana protein match is: unknown protein (TAIR:AT3G57950.1); Has 1807 Blast hits to 1807 proteins in 277 species: Archae - 0; Bacteria - 0; Metazoa - 736; Fungi - 347; Plants - 385; Viruses - 0; Other Eukaryotes - 339 (source: NCBI BLink).): MAMPLKSTSSSMSSSQCSSSSSPTSSSMKLKSLIQTLIISQVCRLLREISRVSSILVRVLRKKQYNFLSVSSLLYPKRVSKKQKNNILFGSFRLHYNFCSSHVVPVSAPVRLPEELYLAHLVHESTWESMYSTESMDGRDDDDQEPSQLSSYLRQLEDKVKDGQEEETETMMNEIDKLADRFIANCHEKFMLEKVDSYRRSQGTLNRSG; encoded by the coding sequence atggcAATGCCACTCaaatcaacatcttcttctatgtcttcttctcaatgttcatcttcttcttcaccaaccTCAAGCTCCATGAAACTCAAATCCCTAATACAAACTCTCATCATTTCTCAAGTTTGTCGGCTACTCCGAGAAATATCTAGAGTTTCATCCATTCTTGTTAGAGTCTTGAGAAAGAAGCAATACAATTTCTTGTCAGTGTCTTCTTTACTCTATCCAAAGAGAGtctcaaagaaacaaaagaataatatattattcgGCTCCTTCAGACTTCACTACAACTTTTGCTCCTCTCACGTAGTGCCTGTCTCTGCGCCAGTGCGTCTCCCGGAAGAGCTCTACTTAGCTCATCTCGTACACGAATCGACTTGGGAGTCAATGTACTCCACTGAATCCATGGATGGTcgcgatgatgatgatcaagaaCCATCTCAGCTCTCTAGCTATCTAAGACAGCTAGAGGATAAAGTTAAAGACGGCCAAGAAGAGGAGACAGAGACGATGATGAATGAGATTGATAAATTGGCTGATAGGTTTATAGCAAATTGCCATGAGAAGTTCATGTTGGAGAAAGTTGATTCATATAGGAGATCCCAAGGAACCCTGAATAGAAGCGGTTGA
- a CDS encoding myb-like HTH transcriptional regulator family protein (myb-like HTH transcriptional regulator family protein; CONTAINS InterPro DOMAIN/s: Homeodomain-like (InterPro:IPR009057), Myb, DNA-binding (InterPro:IPR014778), Homeodomain-related (InterPro:IPR012287), Myb-like DNA-binding domain, SHAQKYF class (InterPro:IPR006447), HTH transcriptional regulator, Myb-type, DNA-binding (InterPro:IPR017930); BEST Arabidopsis thaliana protein match is: myb-like HTH transcriptional regulator family protein (TAIR:AT2G01060.1).), protein MMDNINFEFSNASQGSRLQLQQQPPQPFNLQDLNMIQYNQPSSPWTTETFSGLTPYDCTANQSFPVQCSSSKPYPSSFHPYHHQSSDSPSLDQSVSMIPMQPLPDQYMKPLYQRSCSNDFAATNASSASYSLSFEASHDPQELCRRTYSNSNVTHLNFTSSQHQPKQSHPRFSSPPSFSIHGGSMAPNCVNKTRIRWTQDLHEKFVECVNRLGGADKATPKAILKRMDSDGLTIFHVKSHLQKYRIAKYMPESQEEFCVAGKFEKRACAKELSQLDTRTGVQIKEALQLQLDVQRHLHEQLEIQRNLQLRIEEQGKQLKMMMEQQQKNKESLLKKLPDAEASLSLLDPHIHSPPSPFLVHDAEALMLTSYEDTQLQSTKS, encoded by the exons ATGATGGATAACATCAACTTTGAATTCTCAAACGCTTCACAAGGAAGCCGGCTACAGTTGCAGCAACAACCGCCCCAGCCGTTTAATTTACAAGACTTGAATATGATTCAATACAATCAACCATCATCTCCTTGGACTACGGAGACCTTCTCTGGTCTAACTCCGTACGATTGCACAGCCAATCAATCTTTTCCCGTACAATGTTCATCTTCAAAACCCTACCCTTCCTCGTTTCATCCGTACCATCATCAATCTTCTGATTCTCCATCATTAGACCAATCTGTATCGATGATTCCTATGCAGCCTCTTCCGGATCAATATATGAAGCCATTATATCAAAGATCTTGCTCGAACGATTTTGCCGCAACAAATGCTTCATCAGCCTCTTACTCGCTTTCTTTTGAAGCAAGTCATGATCCACAA GAACTATGCAGAAGGACCTATAGTAATTCTAATGTAACACATCTTAATTTCACATCATCACAACATCAACCTAAACAGAGTCATCCAagattttcttctcctccttcattCTCAATCCATGGAGGGTCTATGGCTCCTAACTGTGTGAACAAGACACGGATAAGATGGACTCAAGATCTTCATGAGAAGTTTGTGGAGTGCGTTAATCGTCTTGGTGGCGCTGATA AGGCGACGCCCAAGGCGATATTGAAGCGGATGGATTCTGATGGACTCACAATATTTCACGTTAAAAGCCACTTACAG AAGTATAGAATTGCGAAATACATGCCTGAGTCTCAAGAAG AGTTTTGTGTTGCAGGCAAGTTTGAGAAAAGAGCTTGTGCAAAAGAGCTGTCTCAGCTTGACACAAGAAC TGGAGTGCAAATTAAAGAGGCACTTCAGCTTCAACTAGATGTTCAGAGGCATCTTCATGAACAACTAGAG atTCAACGAAACCTACAACTAAGAATCGAAGAACAAGGGAAACAACTGAAAATGATGatggaacaacaacaaaaaaacaaagagagtcTTCTGAAGAAGCTACCAGACGCTGAAGCATCATTGTCTCTTCTCGATCCCCATATTCACTCTCCTCCTTCGCCTTTCTTGGTACACGACGCTGAAGCCCTGATGCTAACAAGTTATGAAGACACTCAACTCCAGTCCACcaaaagttga
- a CDS encoding myb-like HTH transcriptional regulator family protein, whose protein sequence is MMDNINFEFSNASQGSRLQLQQQPPQPFNLQDLNMIQYNQPSSPWTTETFSGLTPYDCTANQSFPVQCSSSKPYPSSFHPYHHQSSDSPSLDQSVSMIPMQPLPDQYMKPLYQRSCSNDFAATNASSASYSLSFEASHDPQELCRRTYSNSNVTHLNFTSSQHQPKQSHPRFSSPPSFSIHGGSMAPNCVNKTRIRWTQDLHEKFVECVNRLGGADKATPKAILKRMDSDGLTIFHVKSHLQKYRIAKYMPESQEGTLINLCTNFFWTKIKIDNLGITQF, encoded by the exons ATGATGGATAACATCAACTTTGAATTCTCAAACGCTTCACAAGGAAGCCGGCTACAGTTGCAGCAACAACCGCCCCAGCCGTTTAATTTACAAGACTTGAATATGATTCAATACAATCAACCATCATCTCCTTGGACTACGGAGACCTTCTCTGGTCTAACTCCGTACGATTGCACAGCCAATCAATCTTTTCCCGTACAATGTTCATCTTCAAAACCCTACCCTTCCTCGTTTCATCCGTACCATCATCAATCTTCTGATTCTCCATCATTAGACCAATCTGTATCGATGATTCCTATGCAGCCTCTTCCGGATCAATATATGAAGCCATTATATCAAAGATCTTGCTCGAACGATTTTGCCGCAACAAATGCTTCATCAGCCTCTTACTCGCTTTCTTTTGAAGCAAGTCATGATCCACAA GAACTATGCAGAAGGACCTATAGTAATTCTAATGTAACACATCTTAATTTCACATCATCACAACATCAACCTAAACAGAGTCATCCAagattttcttctcctccttcattCTCAATCCATGGAGGGTCTATGGCTCCTAACTGTGTGAACAAGACACGGATAAGATGGACTCAAGATCTTCATGAGAAGTTTGTGGAGTGCGTTAATCGTCTTGGTGGCGCTGATA AGGCGACGCCCAAGGCGATATTGAAGCGGATGGATTCTGATGGACTCACAATATTTCACGTTAAAAGCCACTTACAG AAGTATAGAATTGCGAAATACATGCCTGAGTCTCAAGAAGGTACACTAATAAATCTCTGCACTAactttttttggacaaaaataaaaattgataatttgGGAATAACACAATTCTAA
- a CDS encoding myb-like HTH transcriptional regulator family protein (myb-like HTH transcriptional regulator family protein; CONTAINS InterPro DOMAIN/s: Homeodomain-like (InterPro:IPR009057), Myb, DNA-binding (InterPro:IPR014778), HTH transcriptional regulator, Myb-type, DNA-binding (InterPro:IPR017930), Myb-like DNA-binding domain, SHAQKYF class (InterPro:IPR006447), Homeodomain-related (InterPro:IPR012287); BEST Arabidopsis thaliana protein match is: Homeodomain-like superfamily protein (TAIR:AT3G04450.1); Has 1663 Blast hits to 1650 proteins in 68 species: Archae - 0; Bacteria - 0; Metazoa - 6; Fungi - 6; Plants - 1631; Viruses - 0; Other Eukaryotes - 20 (source: NCBI BLink).): MMDNINFEFSNASQGSRLQLQQQPPQPFNLQDLNMIQYNQPSSPWTTETFSGLTPYDCTANQSFPVQCSSSKPYPSSFHPYHHQSSDSPSLDQSVSMIPMQPLPDQYMKPLYQRSCSNDFAATNASSASYSLSFEASHDPQELCRRTYSNSNVTHLNFTSSQHQPKQSHPRFSSPPSFSIHGGSMAPNCVNKTRIRWTQDLHEKFVECVNRLGGADKATPKAILKRMDSDGLTIFHVKSHLQKYRIAKYMPESQEGKFEKRACAKELSQLDTRTGVQIKEALQLQLDVQRHLHEQLEIQRNLQLRIEEQGKQLKMMMEQQQKNKESLLKKLPDAEASLSLLDPHIHSPPSPFLVHDAEALMLTSYEDTQLQSTKS, encoded by the exons ATGATGGATAACATCAACTTTGAATTCTCAAACGCTTCACAAGGAAGCCGGCTACAGTTGCAGCAACAACCGCCCCAGCCGTTTAATTTACAAGACTTGAATATGATTCAATACAATCAACCATCATCTCCTTGGACTACGGAGACCTTCTCTGGTCTAACTCCGTACGATTGCACAGCCAATCAATCTTTTCCCGTACAATGTTCATCTTCAAAACCCTACCCTTCCTCGTTTCATCCGTACCATCATCAATCTTCTGATTCTCCATCATTAGACCAATCTGTATCGATGATTCCTATGCAGCCTCTTCCGGATCAATATATGAAGCCATTATATCAAAGATCTTGCTCGAACGATTTTGCCGCAACAAATGCTTCATCAGCCTCTTACTCGCTTTCTTTTGAAGCAAGTCATGATCCACAA GAACTATGCAGAAGGACCTATAGTAATTCTAATGTAACACATCTTAATTTCACATCATCACAACATCAACCTAAACAGAGTCATCCAagattttcttctcctccttcattCTCAATCCATGGAGGGTCTATGGCTCCTAACTGTGTGAACAAGACACGGATAAGATGGACTCAAGATCTTCATGAGAAGTTTGTGGAGTGCGTTAATCGTCTTGGTGGCGCTGATA AGGCGACGCCCAAGGCGATATTGAAGCGGATGGATTCTGATGGACTCACAATATTTCACGTTAAAAGCCACTTACAG AAGTATAGAATTGCGAAATACATGCCTGAGTCTCAAGAAG GCAAGTTTGAGAAAAGAGCTTGTGCAAAAGAGCTGTCTCAGCTTGACACAAGAAC TGGAGTGCAAATTAAAGAGGCACTTCAGCTTCAACTAGATGTTCAGAGGCATCTTCATGAACAACTAGAG atTCAACGAAACCTACAACTAAGAATCGAAGAACAAGGGAAACAACTGAAAATGATGatggaacaacaacaaaaaaacaaagagagtcTTCTGAAGAAGCTACCAGACGCTGAAGCATCATTGTCTCTTCTCGATCCCCATATTCACTCTCCTCCTTCGCCTTTCTTGGTACACGACGCTGAAGCCCTGATGCTAACAAGTTATGAAGACACTCAACTCCAGTCCACcaaaagttga